One genomic window of Micropterus dolomieu isolate WLL.071019.BEF.003 ecotype Adirondacks linkage group LG14, ASM2129224v1, whole genome shotgun sequence includes the following:
- the LOC123982838 gene encoding zinc finger protein 569-like isoform X7, with the protein MKDPFIVLFCFPQALWVGIIHHVCDVHTWTNGRCQHGRHLKETRGKAWIMKDSRCHKALVDIVFSKRWLKDVHKYLRFRSTAGLEAFHNHILMYTSKRFTFSPPVHEARVLLAALDYNFHRNRQTLKTAEGKEIFRRLHRKNCRSYNLYALKFEKTYSYISELQARIVKRRITSGVGMPRIKTVLPADVQQLLVIKEEVPPEWSPSLDQEDPEPLHIKEEQEELWISQEGEQLNGLEEADITRFPFTAVTVKSEDEEEKPQSPQLHQSQTEDNREAEPSASSSATQIKTETDGVSEPAGNLDPDSHLQPDTDEKASDTEVSDNDWQEPLSDSEAETEDSDNGWKETRAPESGVNALKYKEPVSDAGCKAGKESFSCSECGKQYHYKRSLQRHMKCHSEKRSSSRLVNKKYFRVKENVDSQMGVHTGVKRFSCDVCGKRFTQSSSLKTHIKVHTGEKPFICDVCGKRFNQQKNRKTHMRVHTGEKPFSCNVCGKRFTQSSSLKTHMRVHTGEKPFICDVCGQRFTQSSSLKIHKRVHTGDKPFSCDVCGKRFNQHTHLKTHIRVHTGEKPFGCEVCGKSFNREPYLKRHIIVHTA; encoded by the exons ATGAAGGATCCTTTTATAGTGCTCTTCTGTTTTCCACAGGCACTGTGGGTTGGCATCATTCACCATGTCTGTGACGTTCACACCTGGACTAATGGAAGGTGTCAACATGGAAGGCACCTGAAAGAAACACGTGGAAAGGCGTGGATCATGAAAGACTCCAGGTGCCACAAAGCTTTAGTTGACATCGTGTTCAGTAAACGTTGGCTGAAGGATGTGCATAAATACCTGCGCTTCAG ATCAACTGCAGGCCTAGAGGCATTCCACAACCATATATTGATGTATACCAGCAAGCGCTTCACCTTCAGTCCCCCAGTTCATGAGGCAAGAGTTCTGCTTGCTGCTCTGGACTATAACTTCCACCGGAACCgacaaacattaaaaacagcagAAGGCAAAGAGAT TTTCAGAAGGCTGCACAGGAAAAACTGCAGAAGTTACAACTTATATGCCCTGAAATTTGAAAAAACCTACTCCTACATCTCTGAGCTGCAAGCAAGGATTGTAAAGAGGAGAATCACAAGTGGAGTGGGGATGCCTAGAATTAAGACAG tgttgcCTGCAGATGTCCAGCAGCTGTTGGTGATTAAAGAAGAGGTTCCCCCTgagtggagccccagtctggaccaggaggacccagagcccctacacataaaagaagaacaggaggaactctggatcagtcaggagggagagcagcttaatgggctggaggaggctgatatcaccaGGTTCCCATTCACTGCTGTtactgtgaagagtgaagatgaggaagagaaacctcagtctccacagcttcatcaaagccAAACTGAGGACAACAGAGAGGCAGAGCcttcagccagcagctcagctacgcagataaaaacagaaactgatggAGTATCAGAACCTGCTGGGAACCTTGATCCAGATAGTCATTTACAACCAGATACTGATGAAAAAGCTTCAGACACTGAAGTCAGTGATAATGACTGGCAAGAACCTTTGTCAGATTCTGAAGCTGAAACTGAAGACAGTGACAATGGTTGGAAGGAGACCAGAGCACCTGAGTCAGGTGTAAATGCTCTGAAATATAAGGAACCTGTAAGTGATGCAGGATGTAAGGCTGGGAAAGAATCATTTAGCTGCTCAGAGTGTGGTAAACAATATCACTACAAGAGGTCTCTTCAGAGACACATGAAGTGTCATTCAGAAAAAAGGTCCTCCAGCCGTCtggttaataaaaaatatttcagagTGAAGGAAAATGTAGATTCACAGATGGGAGTCCACACAGGAGTGAAACGATTtagctgtgatgtttgtggtaaaagatttacCCAGAGCTCAAGTCTTAAGACACACATAAAAgtgcacacaggagagaaaccatttatctgtgatgtttgtggtaaaagatttaaCCAGCAGAAAAACCGTAAGACacacatgagagtccacacaggagagaaaccatttagctgtaatgtttgtggtaaaagatttacCCAGAGCTCAAGTCTTAAGACCCacatgagagtccacactggagagaaaccatttatctgtgatgtttgtggtcAAAGATTTACCCAGAGCTCAAGTCTTAAGATCCACAagagagtccacacaggagacAAACCATTtagctgtgatgtttgtggtaaaagattcaaCCAGCACACACATCTTAAGACACACATaagagtccacacaggagagaaaccatttggctGTGAGGTTTGTGGTAAAAGCTTTAACAGGGAGCCATATCTGAAGAGACATATAATAGTCCACACAGCGTAG